The Topomyia yanbarensis strain Yona2022 chromosome 3, ASM3024719v1, whole genome shotgun sequence nucleotide sequence agatatgtttcagatcgatccgatggttataagttagaaaatttgcggtcagaaggttcgtgcaaatggaaatttttacaccgataagtgatcaagttccatctagacaacttgaaattgttcggtggttattctagcggttgtagatagcaaaatgaaatacgaaattcgttttatcgaaacaatatttggtttttttaaatggattattatcATCTCGATACaaccacttccaagaaaatttacaaaaattaatCAGGAAACCCtaaaataccaaaagaaagggcatatcgcATCCATTAAggtctccgaagatactattcacctaaaattagccgtttcGGTGTTAATAATAGATTGCATGTTTTTGGTCGTATTTCtagctatgggaaatgataaaaatctttcatccTTATTgcatgttaaatatctctttcaataatagtccgattttcacaatctatagctcgttcgaaaggtattcgtataagctctctatctataaaatgtttatttacattgtcaatttcggcagttaaccttccggcagtcgcgctagtgcactgagtgtacgctgctctgaaaatctagcgaaatcgtcgtagggcaccagcggctgctcgttcagtgggccatatgcgcgacttccggagggttaatttaaaaaaaaactgcaaaaaaacctttttttgaaaccataagttttttttatcttgaattcaataaaacaactttattgtctCCAGACCAATAGTTTTATTTCTTGAATTTGATCATTTCTATTGAACCTGAAAATCGTGCGTGCAGGTATGGGACAGAAATGCGATCGTATATTCGATTTTTCCTTGCCATCTTGTTACTATAACAAAAGCTAAATGCTCCAAGTTAACTACATATGGCACTTACATACATTATAACAGAAAAAATAGTAATCATATTAGAACGTGAATTGGCTTTGTTATAAAGGTTTTCTCTTCAAAGATCTGAGTTTCGTGGTGCTAGGCTATCATAACGATGTGTACAAATTCAGCGAATGACTGTTATCAGTGATCGCAGAAAAACTCTCTTGAAATCATCCAAGCTAGTTCTTCGTCCTCActgctactactactactactattgCTGCTACTGCGATTTACACTGCTCTCTTGCGTGATCATATTTTCATAGATTTGATCTTCAGTTATGTCTATTCCATCGGCGCGTGATTGATGAAGTAATTCATTGTATTTCTTTTTCTTCAATCCACACAGCAGTGCTTCATCTTCCAACTGTAAATTATTTAGTTGGAAGTCGTCAGTCTTTTTCGGTTCCTTAAATTGAAGGAACCACAAATCGTTGGCCAATTGTCGCAAACCAGGAATTGCGTTAACTTGTTCTAGAAGTTTGGGATACTTGGAAATTATCTTCATACAGCTAAACACGAGACTGTCGGCAAACGAAGCCGCGTTGATCAACTTCAGAGATGATTTGGCAGATGTGGAGCAAACCATGGGATATATGAGTACGTTACCGTCCCGGGGAATGTTCAGGTAAGCGTGACCTTGCGAACGACGGTTGAGATAAAACTCCAGTATGCCGCGGTGCAAATCAACGTAAACACCAATTATTCTACCTTGACTGAACTTTTTGCCATAATATTTGAGCTGACCATTGTGTTGGGTAAGGCCTCGATATGAATATCCCCAGGATTGATCATCTAAGCCTAGAACGCTGGAAAACTTGAATAAGTGTGATTGCAGATCTACATTCTCTGTTCCGATTCCAAGCATCTACAATGTAAATATAATTACAAATACAAGGTTTACAAGAACAGCAATATGATACTAACTATATCCGTTCCCGCTAGTGTACTGAGTATTTTAATTTCCCAATAATGGTGTCTTCCAGGCTGCAATGGCTTCATTCCACGAACTACTGCTGTTCCCTGACTGTACACCGGGTGGAAGATAATTTCCGTTCCGTTTATTATTCTGCTTTCTATACGTACTTCCTCTTCTTCCCAGGTCCAATCGAGCCGCGTAGAGGTGTCCTCGCCACACTTACAGCGTTCTACTTTTCGTGCTGTGTGTCGTGATCGTGTCACGGCTGGATACTCGCAGGTGCAAAATGGGACCGAACGGTTTTCATTACCACCAATCACCATCATGTTTAGATGTGTTGCACGTTTCTTGTATGCCATGGGTGCATTAATTGGATCAGATGCGTCTGCGTCTGAAATGTGAATTAAAGAAAGTCACTCAATAAGGTATGAGTGTGATTGCGCCTAAATAGCGATTGATATGAATAGTGACGAGATTGGATAGTGATCTCTTAAATAGAACAGAAATTTACTAAAATGGTAATATGATGGAAGAGTCTCAAAGGGACTATCAAGGGAGCACTACACAAATTTGCATGAGAACCAACATTCATTGATATTGTGCACTAAATGAATTATACCTGTTATATATTTTAGGAATAATAAATGCAAAGGACAAAAAGCACCTTTTCGAGATATTGTCGTACGCAATTAACACATGAATTGAATTGGAAAAAAACGCATTCGGCTTtggaacaaaaatataaaaccaaACCAAATATATATGGAAAAACACAGTTCTTTATCTCTTGGAGGCTAACACACAACTACTGTAAAATGTTTGGTTTCAGCTTTCAATCAGATGTTCGGTGAAGCGCATCGAGAGAGACCGAGAGAAACGAGATTTGTTACCTTCTACACTACAACAGTTATATTCATATGTAATCTTTCCATTTCTTGTCCGTTTAATTCTGCCGATTTTAggacagtgaagacccgattttatcagtcgcAGATGAAATTTTCATCAGTTTTTACCCGACTTTGTCAGCCTAATGAATTCAATCAATTTTGATGCTCATGAATTTACAAAGTCAAGACTTAATAAAATTAGTGTGATCATAGACTGTTATTTCCCGGATAGAAATTTACAACAGCATTtgccctacaaacaatcatgaAACGATggatattatagttattactgttccacgcagtagatttacaataaaatctcatgtaacaattaatttcattgtTAAGCAAAAAATGGTACAGTAAAATTACATTAAatattactgttttcgagaaaaaaaatgtatgggaaaaaaccgattttttttaatgttaagatgcataaccacccccctttttacatttcttataaaagaaaagtatagaattcgctcaaacttccaagattttttccgagtcttatataccaatcgactcgaTTTGGaacaatgtatgtgtgtgtatgtaatggACATGGTATGGTGTTgtgtttttgctgattaatcctcctaaaagtgagatattttcatacattttcttggaagtgatactattgaaatgatgtcttcagcaaatttgtagctcttttgcgaataactttactgaagacatcaaatatctattttgaacactttaaaagttatggctttttgtttgtggattattCTTTCTCGTTCAatatactgccgctagaagcataactgtcccatgtgctatgggaatccctatacacatggaacaattatgcttctagcggcggTATAGTAATAACCCATTAAaataagccaaatattatttcgataaaaagaATTTCGtacttcatttttctatctacaaccactGGAAATAACCACTGAACAATTCCAAATTTTCCGGATGGAAGTTGATtacttatcggtgcaaaaatgttcatttgcgcgaaccatCTGAGTGcaaattttctaacttataaccatcggatcgatctgaaacatatctcggaaaatgaaaagcgatataaATAACTCTAAGGAATGGCGTAGCCAAGAGGAGGCTTTGGAGTTTAAAGCACCCCTCCTCTCCCCAACAACataaaaaaattggaatgaacagaaaaattcattgatgctgactgacttcattcaatattacaaGAATAATTATCAATTCAGCATATAGATAACCTGCCGTTTGAAACACCATGAgaacttttgaaaagttgcggGAATGGGATCATGAACTGGTgttgatctcacagttgtctaatcacatcaatatcaaatgcCCGCataaaaacattccaatagaaactcatCTCAGAATTCTGAAACCAATCATAATTGTCAGATTTTTTATcatattgagctcacttttgaagggatgtactgtaatatggattacGTTCCTTTTTTAATACGTAGCGAAGTTGGAATTGATTtattgtctatgaaacatagaactgctcaccgaaaaaaggCACAACCTTCAACATTTCCTGCacattttattttgggaatgcgtagagttgagatGAAAACGTAATATAGTTAATAACGAGTATAACACTTTCTGAAAGTAAAgggatttttatgaaaaatggcgttttccgttcgactctagcagctcctgatcgattttgatgagcattttatttttgttgtattaccaattatatgaatagctataataaatgttcgaaaatagTAATTTAAGGACAAGATCACTGCCAATTTTGGAGGTTTAAacattaaacagcacatcatttgataaaataattttggcgttatatcccCCAAGAAGTATGTATGGAGAATTTACActccaataaatttaattcttgGAGAAcgcgcatagcgtagttggtaaaacgATTGTTTTGTACGCAGCTCAGCTGGGTTCGATGCCCAACCATGCACATAGGatcagagatttttccaaaagagatttctcaaCCCGAAAAGAGGCCATCGACACTATGGTTTAaagctctataatcaaaattaaaataaaaaaataattcgagacttaatgtcttcagcaaaattttgaggagtgctattacaaaccactttgttgaagacatgaagactCCATGTGTTTAGGGTATCAAAGTACTTTAGGCCATTTGTAGTTAcctttaaaataagttattatgattttactgtttatgataattCTCTTCCACTGTTTATactcaataaaatttatattttatgcaaagcttgagtttgtaaAGCTTACAATAGAAAGTAATATTAGAGAAAGATAGATTAAGGATCAATtcataaatatcattttataactcgatatactgcctacacgtagtattcatgcccggaatatttttttaaatgatagtctcaactaattcgctaaagacaggaactttgttacaattttttgaaaaattaattctccataattttaatacTTTAAAGATGACGGTTTCGGTATTATGCCACTTGGATAGTAacttcgattttcaccaaactgaatttttggctacgtcgctgactccaagtaagtagaaactaTATCCGTTCCCGCTAGTGTACTGAGTATTTTAATTTCCCAATAATGGTGTCTTCCAGGCTGCAATGGCTTCATTCCACGAACTACTGCTGTTCCCTGACTGTACACCGGGTGGAAGATAATTTCCGTTCCGTTTATTATTCTGCTTTCTATACGTACTTCCTCTTCTTCCCAGGTCCAATCGAGCCGCGTAGAGGTGTCCTCGCCACACTTACAGCGTTCTACTTTTCGTGCTGTGTGTCGTGATCGTGTCACGGCTGGATACTCGCAGGTGCAAAATGGGACCGAACGGTTTTCATTACCACCAATCACCATCATGTTTAGATGTGTTGCACGTTTCTTGTATGCCATGGGTGCATTAATTGGATCGCGTCTGCGTCTGAAATGTGAATTAAAGAAAGTCACTCAATAAGGTATGAGTGTGATTGCGCCTAAATAGCGATTGATATGAATAGTGACGAGATTGGATAGTGATCTCTTAAATAGAACAGAAATTTACTAAAATGGTAATATGATGGAAGAGTCTCAAAGGGACTATCAAGGGAGCACTACACAAATTTGCATGAGAACCAACATTCATTGATATTGTGCACTAAATGAATTATACCTGTTATATATTTTAGGAATAATAAATGCAAAGGACAAAAAGCACCTTTTCGAGATATTGTCGTACGCAATTAACACATGAATTGAATTGGAAAAAAACGCATTCGGCTTtggaacaaaaatataaaaccaaACCAAATATATATGGAAAAACACAGTTCTTTATCTCTTGGAGGCTAACACACAACTACTGTAAAATGTTTGGTTTCAGCTTTCAATCAGATGTTCGGTGAAGCGCATCGAGAGAGACCGAGAGAAACGAGATTTGTTACCTTCTACACTACAACAGTTATATTCATATGTAATCTTTCCATTTCTTGTCCGTTTAATTCTGCCGATTTTAggacagtgaagacccgattttatcagtcgcAGATGAAATTTTCATCAGTTTTTACCCGACTTTGTCAGCCTAATGAATTCAATCAATTTTGATGCTCATGAATTTACAAAGTCAAGACTTAATAAAATTAGTGTGATCATAGACTGTTATTTCCCGGATAGAAATTTACAACAGCATTtgccctacaaacaatcatgaAACGATggatattatagttattactgttccacgcagtagatttacaataaaatctcatgtaacaattaatttcattgtTAAGCAAAAAATGGTACAGTAAAATTACATTAAatattactgttttcgagaaaaaaaatgtatgg carries:
- the LOC131690358 gene encoding SPRY domain-containing SOCS box protein 3, which gives rise to MAYKKRATHLNMMVIGGNENRSVPFCTCEYPAVTRSRHTARKVERCKCGEDTSTRLDWTWEEEEVRIESRIINGTEIIFHPVYSQGTAVVRGMKPLQPGRHHYWEIKILSTLAGTDIMLGIGTENVDLQSHLFKFSSVLGLDDQSWGYSYRGLTQHNGQLKYYGKKFSQGRIIGVYVDLHRGILEFYLNRRSQGHAYLNIPRDGNVLIYPMVCSTSAKSSLKLINAASFADSLVFSCMKIISKYPKLLEQVNAIPGLRQLANDLWFLQFKEPKKTDDFQLNNLQLEDEALLCGLKKKKYNELLHQSRADGIDITEDQIYENMITQESSVNRSSSNSSSSSSSEDEELAWMISREFFCDH